The following are from one region of the Lacinutrix sp. Bg11-31 genome:
- a CDS encoding 3-hydroxyacyl-ACP dehydratase FabZ family protein yields MNSKEIINLLPYQEPFMFVDELTMISSEGITGNYTFRDREYFYRGHFKNNPVTPGVILTECMAQIGVVCLGIYMLKDQIHEENKPQIALTSSQVDFFLPVFPGEKVTVISEKEVFRFNKLKCKVKLLNEKDELVCRGQISGMLKI; encoded by the coding sequence ATGAACAGTAAAGAGATTATAAACCTTTTACCATATCAAGAGCCATTTATGTTCGTTGATGAATTAACTATGATCTCTTCAGAAGGCATAACAGGTAATTACACCTTTAGAGATAGGGAATATTTTTACCGAGGCCATTTTAAAAATAACCCAGTTACTCCAGGTGTGATATTAACAGAATGTATGGCTCAAATAGGTGTTGTATGTCTTGGTATTTATATGTTGAAAGATCAAATTCATGAAGAAAATAAGCCTCAAATAGCTTTAACGTCTAGTCAAGTAGATTTCTTTTTACCTGTATTTCCTGGTGAAAAAGTGACAGTGATTTCAGAAAAAGAGGTCTTTCGTTTTAATAAATTAAAATGTAAAGTAAAACTATTAAATGAAAAAGACGAATTGGTGTGTCGTGGTCAAATTTCTGGAATGTTGAAGATTTAA
- a CDS encoding acyl carrier protein → MIKEELIAKLKTIVEPYIQDEEAFNNLSENTDFINDLKINSANLVDVILDVEDEFDIRIENDDMEKMISVKAAMNIVNEKLAAK, encoded by the coding sequence ATGATAAAAGAAGAATTAATAGCCAAGTTAAAAACAATCGTTGAGCCTTATATTCAAGATGAAGAGGCGTTTAATAATTTATCTGAAAACACAGATTTTATAAATGATCTCAAGATAAATTCTGCAAATCTTGTAGATGTTATTCTAGATGTCGAAGACGAATTTGATATTAGAATAGAAAATGACGATATGGAAAAAATGATTTCTGTAAAAGCAGCAATGAATATTGTAAACGAAAAATTAGCAGCAAAATGA
- a CDS encoding beta-ketoacyl synthase: protein MNKKKVVITGLGVVAPNGVGIEAFTKAIKKGESGVTFHQNLADLNFSCCIGGIPKISEEKKLEYLTPLQLRGFNSSGILYGCIAGMDAWKDAGFKINSETNVDFDSGTVFGTGTSGVEKFREAIYKLDDKQVKRLGSTVVVQTMASGVSAFLGGILGLGNQVTTNSSACTTGTEAILMGYERIKNGQAKRMLVGSCSDDGPYIWGGFDAMRVMTYKHNESSEKGSRPMSASASGFVPGSGAGALVLESLESALERNAKIYAEVLGGNINSGGQRNGGTMTAPNAKAVQRCIKDAIKNAGITAEEIDVINGHLTATSKDALEIENWTKALDRKGGDFPYINSLKSMVGHCLSAAGSIESVATVLQIKEQFVFPNINCDDLHPDISKLISEEKIVKQLLNTELNIAVKASFGFGDVNGCVIFKKYSE, encoded by the coding sequence ATGAATAAAAAAAAAGTAGTAATAACAGGTTTAGGAGTCGTTGCGCCAAATGGTGTAGGTATTGAAGCATTCACAAAAGCTATAAAAAAGGGAGAATCAGGAGTTACATTTCATCAAAATTTAGCCGACTTAAATTTCTCGTGCTGTATTGGTGGTATTCCAAAGATTTCCGAAGAAAAGAAACTAGAGTATTTAACACCTTTGCAACTTAGAGGTTTTAATAGTTCTGGAATTTTATATGGTTGTATTGCAGGAATGGATGCATGGAAAGATGCAGGGTTTAAAATTAACTCAGAGACCAATGTGGACTTCGATAGCGGAACTGTTTTTGGTACAGGAACCTCTGGAGTAGAAAAATTTAGAGAAGCCATTTACAAGCTTGACGATAAACAAGTAAAACGTTTAGGTAGCACAGTAGTGGTACAAACTATGGCAAGTGGAGTAAGCGCTTTTTTGGGTGGAATTCTTGGGTTAGGGAATCAAGTCACAACAAATTCGTCTGCATGCACCACAGGAACCGAAGCTATTTTAATGGGTTACGAGCGTATTAAAAACGGTCAAGCAAAGCGTATGCTTGTTGGTAGTTGTAGCGATGATGGCCCATATATTTGGGGAGGATTTGATGCTATGCGAGTAATGACTTATAAACATAATGAATCTTCAGAAAAAGGTTCTCGACCAATGAGTGCGAGCGCATCTGGTTTTGTTCCTGGTTCAGGAGCAGGTGCTTTAGTTTTAGAATCTTTAGAAAGCGCATTAGAACGCAACGCAAAAATTTATGCAGAGGTTTTAGGTGGAAACATTAATTCTGGAGGACAAAGAAATGGTGGAACCATGACAGCACCAAATGCTAAAGCTGTACAACGTTGTATTAAAGATGCTATAAAAAATGCAGGTATTACTGCTGAGGAGATTGATGTAATAAATGGTCATTTAACTGCAACTTCTAAAGATGCATTAGAGATTGAAAACTGGACCAAAGCACTAGACAGAAAAGGTGGTGATTTTCCATATATTAATTCTTTAAAATCTATGGTTGGACACTGTTTGTCTGCAGCAGGAAGCATTGAAAGTGTTGCAACTGTGCTTCAAATTAAGGAACAATTTGTGTTTCCTAATATTAATTGTGACGATTTGCATCCTGATATTTCAAAATTAATTTCCGAAGAAAAAATTGTAAAACAACTTTTAAATACAGAATTAAATATTGCAGTTAAAGCAAGTTTTGGTTTTGGTGATGTAAATGGTTGTGTTATCTTTAAGAAGTATTCTGAATAA
- a CDS encoding enoyl-ACP reductase, with amino-acid sequence MKEFQDKNYWALILGGSSGLGLATAKKLANQGMNICIIHRNLRAQEEEITLEFESIKAENVKFKSYNVDAFKIEKREQIISELKDLLGTKGKIRTLVHSVAKGNLKPMISNNKLTLKNDDFSLTINAMAISLYDWTQAVFENKLFAEDSRIISFTSEGNTKAWQNYAAVSAAKVTLEAITRNIALEFAPFGIRANCIQAGVTDTASLRMIPGSEQIKAHSLMRNPFKRLTQPEDVANAVYLLCKDEASWINGCIIPVDGGEHIS; translated from the coding sequence ATGAAAGAATTTCAAGATAAAAACTATTGGGCACTCATTTTAGGTGGCTCCAGCGGATTAGGTTTAGCAACAGCAAAGAAGCTAGCGAATCAAGGTATGAATATTTGTATAATTCACAGAAATCTAAGAGCACAAGAAGAAGAAATCACTTTAGAGTTTGAAAGTATTAAAGCGGAAAATGTTAAGTTTAAGTCTTATAATGTAGATGCATTTAAAATAGAAAAAAGAGAGCAAATTATTTCAGAATTAAAAGACCTTTTAGGAACCAAAGGCAAAATTAGAACTTTAGTACATAGCGTAGCAAAAGGAAACTTAAAACCAATGATTTCTAATAATAAGCTAACACTAAAAAATGATGATTTTAGTTTAACAATCAACGCCATGGCGATTAGTTTATACGATTGGACACAAGCTGTTTTTGAGAACAAACTATTTGCAGAAGATTCTCGAATTATTAGCTTTACAAGTGAAGGAAATACTAAAGCTTGGCAAAATTACGCAGCAGTATCTGCAGCAAAAGTAACCTTAGAAGCTATTACAAGAAACATTGCTTTAGAGTTTGCGCCTTTTGGTATTAGAGCAAACTGTATTCAAGCAGGTGTAACAGATACTGCTTCTTTACGTATGATTCCGGGAAGCGAGCAAATTAAAGCGCACAGTTTAATGCGTAATCCATTTAAGAGATTAACACAACCTGAAGATGTTGCTAATGCGGTTTATTTATTATGTAAAGACGAGGCAAGTTGGATAAATGGATGTATAATTCCTGTGGATGGTGGAGAACATATCTCATAA
- a CDS encoding aspartate-semialdehyde dehydrogenase, whose amino-acid sequence MKLAVVGVTGMVGEVMRKVLEERNFKITEFIPVASERSVGKKVTFKNQEFTIVSLADAVAMKPDVALFSAGGDTSLEWAPKFAQVGTTVIDNSSAWRMDHSKKLIVPEINANELTKEDKIIANPNCSTIQMVMALAPLHEKYKIKRIVVSTYQSISGTGVKAIQQLENEMAGVKGEMAYHYPIHKNAIPHCDVFEENGYTKEEMKLVRETQKILNDKTIAITATAVRIPTSGGHSEAVNVEFENDFDVEEVRQLLNQTDGVTIQDNLDTNIYPMPLYANGKDDVFVGRIRRDGSQPNTLNLWIVSDNLRKGAATNTVQIAEYLVANNLLQSTL is encoded by the coding sequence ATGAAGTTAGCAGTTGTTGGTGTTACAGGTATGGTTGGTGAAGTTATGCGTAAAGTACTAGAAGAGCGTAATTTTAAAATTACAGAATTTATTCCTGTAGCTTCAGAGCGTTCTGTAGGTAAAAAAGTAACTTTTAAAAACCAAGAATTTACAATTGTAAGCTTGGCAGATGCCGTTGCTATGAAACCAGATGTGGCTTTGTTTTCAGCTGGTGGAGATACTTCTCTAGAATGGGCTCCTAAATTTGCACAAGTTGGCACTACTGTAATCGATAATTCTTCAGCTTGGAGAATGGATCATTCTAAAAAATTAATTGTTCCAGAAATTAATGCGAACGAACTTACTAAAGAAGATAAAATTATTGCTAATCCAAACTGTTCTACCATTCAAATGGTAATGGCTTTGGCTCCACTTCATGAAAAATATAAAATAAAAAGAATTGTAGTTTCTACATACCAATCTATCTCAGGAACTGGAGTAAAAGCAATACAACAATTAGAGAACGAAATGGCTGGTGTAAAAGGAGAAATGGCTTACCATTATCCTATTCATAAAAATGCGATTCCACATTGCGATGTTTTCGAAGAAAACGGCTACACAAAAGAAGAAATGAAATTGGTTCGCGAAACTCAAAAAATTCTTAACGATAAAACTATTGCAATTACAGCAACTGCTGTAAGAATACCAACTTCTGGAGGACATAGTGAGGCTGTTAATGTGGAGTTTGAAAATGATTTTGATGTAGAAGAAGTAAGACAATTACTAAACCAAACCGATGGTGTTACAATTCAAGATAACTTAGACACAAATATCTATCCAATGCCATTATATGCAAATGGAAAAGACGATGTTTTTGTTGGACGCATTCGTAGAGATGGATCACAACCTAATACATTAAACCTTTGGATTGTTAGTGATAATCTTAGAAAAGGTGCAGCTACAAATACGGTTCAAATTGCTGAGTATTTAGTTGCAAATAACTTATTGCAGTCTACTTTGTAG
- a CDS encoding 4'-phosphopantetheinyl transferase superfamily protein → MIGNDIVDLKQATIDSNWKRPRFLDKVFTKKEQEFILASENKHQTVWLLWSMKEAAYKVNVQQFGKRFFNPKRIECELVSLEKGMVSIDSNNYFTESIITNEYIHSIATLNSKRSYVSAYFKMENSNYKIQSKTLKKKFLEFLNLDLIEIRKNDVRVPKLFQNGKKLNTCFSLTHHGKYSAFAIL, encoded by the coding sequence ATGATAGGCAATGATATTGTCGATTTAAAACAAGCTACCATAGATAGTAATTGGAAGCGACCACGTTTTTTAGATAAAGTTTTTACTAAAAAAGAACAAGAATTTATTTTGGCTTCGGAAAATAAACATCAAACGGTTTGGTTGCTTTGGAGTATGAAAGAAGCGGCTTATAAAGTGAATGTGCAGCAGTTTGGGAAACGGTTTTTTAATCCGAAACGGATTGAATGTGAGCTTGTTTCTTTAGAAAAAGGAATGGTTTCAATTGATAGTAATAACTATTTTACTGAATCAATAATTACAAACGAATACATACATTCAATAGCTACTTTAAATTCTAAACGGAGCTATGTAAGTGCGTATTTTAAAATGGAAAACTCAAATTATAAAATACAGAGTAAAACATTAAAAAAGAAATTTTTAGAATTCTTAAATTTAGATTTAATAGAGATTAGAAAAAACGATGTTAGAGTGCCTAAATTGTTTCAAAATGGAAAAAAATTAAACACTTGCTTTTCTTTGACGCATCATGGTAAGTATAGTGCTTTTGCTATTTTATAA
- the mscL gene encoding large conductance mechanosensitive channel protein MscL: MLKEFKDFIMTGNVIDFAVAVIMAGALGAVINGFVSKIAMPLIGLATGGASFSDKFWTPGEEVFATVAAAKEAGIAAVEYGAWIDTIISLLVVGFVMFLIVKAYNKTKKPVEAAAPSGPSDNDLLTEIRDALKK; encoded by the coding sequence ATGCTTAAAGAATTTAAGGATTTTATTATGACAGGTAACGTGATTGATTTCGCAGTTGCTGTAATTATGGCAGGAGCTCTTGGAGCTGTAATAAACGGTTTCGTTTCAAAAATAGCAATGCCTCTTATTGGCCTAGCAACTGGTGGAGCAAGTTTCTCTGACAAGTTTTGGACTCCTGGAGAAGAAGTATTCGCTACTGTTGCTGCTGCAAAAGAAGCTGGCATTGCTGCTGTAGAATATGGCGCATGGATTGATACTATTATTAGTTTACTTGTTGTTGGTTTTGTTATGTTTTTAATTGTTAAAGCATACAACAAAACGAAAAAACCTGTTGAGGCAGCTGCTCCTTCTGGACCATCTGACAACGACTTATTAACTGAAATTAGAGATGCTTTAAAAAAGTAA
- a CDS encoding ABC transporter ATP-binding protein — MLNVKNLSFSYKKIPVLKDLSFNVKPGEYLAIIGESGCGKSTLLKVLRGEYDLNNGTVFWKKEQILGPKYNLVIGYGFMKYVAQEFELEPFISVSENIGQHLSNFFKEEKKERIAELLEVVELTDLATTKVKLLSGGQKQRVALARALANAPEILLLDEPFSHIDNFKKQSLRRNIFSYLKDKNITCIVASHDKEDVLGFADQMIVLNDNKIEAYNTPEQLYSKPETPLIASFFGEFNVINNVIVYAHQLKIVKQSHLKATVKNAYFKGNHYLIEANLDGNKVFFENKIGLKINSNHYLEIIK, encoded by the coding sequence ATGTTAAACGTAAAAAACCTTTCCTTTTCTTACAAAAAAATACCAGTTTTAAAAGACCTTTCTTTTAATGTAAAGCCAGGAGAATACCTTGCGATAATTGGAGAAAGTGGTTGTGGTAAAAGCACGCTTTTAAAAGTACTTCGTGGTGAATACGATTTAAATAACGGAACTGTTTTCTGGAAAAAAGAGCAAATTCTTGGACCAAAATACAATCTAGTTATTGGTTACGGTTTTATGAAATACGTAGCACAAGAATTTGAGCTAGAACCATTTATTTCGGTTTCAGAAAATATTGGTCAACACCTTTCAAACTTTTTTAAAGAAGAAAAGAAAGAACGTATTGCAGAGCTTCTTGAAGTTGTAGAACTTACAGATTTGGCAACAACTAAAGTGAAATTATTAAGTGGTGGGCAAAAACAACGTGTTGCATTAGCGAGAGCTTTAGCAAATGCACCAGAAATTTTGTTATTAGATGAGCCTTTTAGCCATATCGATAATTTTAAAAAGCAATCGCTACGTCGTAATATTTTTAGCTATTTAAAAGATAAAAACATTACCTGTATTGTTGCTTCTCACGATAAAGAAGATGTTTTAGGTTTTGCAGACCAAATGATTGTTTTAAACGACAATAAGATAGAAGCTTATAATACTCCCGAGCAATTATACAGTAAGCCAGAAACACCTTTAATCGCTTCTTTTTTTGGTGAGTTTAATGTAATAAATAATGTGATTGTTTATGCACATCAATTAAAAATAGTTAAACAATCTCACTTAAAAGCAACTGTTAAAAATGCTTATTTTAAAGGGAATCATTATTTAATTGAAGCTAATTTAGATGGAAATAAAGTGTTTTTTGAGAATAAAATAGGTCTAAAAATTAATTCCAATCACTATTTAGAAATTATAAAATAG
- a CDS encoding FG-GAP-like repeat-containing protein yields MKKIILCFTLLGLAFTLQAQTYLTENFDSSIPGTWTVTDGGDAAGGTWDSGMVGANSLNGTNAAVVNSDAQGNDPHPQLIETLTSPVFDASSASTLFLSFDQYFNNLNTDFGVVEVFNGTNWVEVLNQSTDVGSFANPDQQNIDITAHKNANMQVRFIYNDDDVWAWYWIVDNIHVYDVACATPSGISVVNITTDSATINWNAAGTETTWEVIIQQAGLGIPTTVGTLVTATTYNATGLNVNSNYEVYIRSFCDSDGYSIWLGPYAFITANIPSPISFSTQSISTTGTNRAVVDMNGDNLDDIVSINDNNINIQEQQTDGSFLQKNITTTSADFTPSWSLVAADFDKNGYTDLLYGGGSGVTFMKANANGTAYSEISGSEYVFSQRSNFIDINNDGHLDAFVCHDVAPNVYYINDGNGNLQFYQTPEDGTTNGAPHNLGGYASGGNYGSIWVDYDNDGDQDMFIAKCGGITARRTNQMHTNDGNGNYTENAAAIGLADPMQTWSSAWGDFDNDGDMDVFVGSSDPNDPHKLMRNDMNTIGTFTNVSVGSGSVNATTFNHENVAYDFDNDGFLDIASNGDILFGNGDLTFAVFDDLVPDDGSFGDLNNDGFIDAFGGDIVMNNTNSNNWIVINTNGTSSNIDGIGARVELTTALGTQIRDVRSGDGFRYMNTLNTHFGIGTETTITAVTITWSSGIVDQILYPIINETLSVTEGEHPLSVDNFLVENLILYPNPTKQDLNLNGDYEVNNHKFQVFDISGRQIFKGTIKNNKIDVSRLQSGNYILRIANNEKVRTQKFIKQ; encoded by the coding sequence ATGAAAAAAATTATTTTATGCTTTACACTTTTAGGTTTAGCCTTTACTTTACAAGCGCAAACTTATTTAACTGAAAATTTTGATTCTTCAATTCCTGGAACATGGACAGTTACAGATGGTGGAGATGCAGCTGGTGGAACTTGGGATTCTGGTATGGTTGGAGCAAACTCTTTAAATGGAACAAATGCTGCCGTTGTTAATAGTGATGCCCAAGGTAACGATCCACATCCTCAATTAATAGAAACGTTAACATCTCCTGTTTTTGATGCTTCTTCTGCGAGTACATTATTTTTAAGTTTCGACCAATACTTTAATAATTTGAATACAGATTTTGGAGTAGTAGAAGTTTTTAATGGCACTAATTGGGTAGAAGTTTTAAACCAATCTACAGATGTTGGTTCTTTCGCAAATCCTGACCAACAAAATATAGACATTACAGCGCATAAGAATGCTAATATGCAAGTCCGTTTTATATATAATGATGATGATGTTTGGGCTTGGTATTGGATTGTAGATAATATTCACGTTTATGATGTCGCATGTGCTACTCCTTCTGGTATTTCGGTTGTAAATATCACAACAGATTCTGCAACGATAAACTGGAATGCTGCTGGAACAGAGACCACTTGGGAAGTTATTATTCAACAAGCTGGACTTGGGATTCCAACAACTGTAGGAACCCTTGTTACAGCAACAACATATAATGCTACTGGATTAAACGTAAATAGTAATTACGAGGTTTATATAAGAAGTTTTTGCGATAGTGATGGTTATAGTATTTGGCTAGGACCTTATGCTTTTATTACAGCAAATATTCCATCTCCTATTTCATTTTCAACACAATCTATTAGCACCACAGGAACAAATAGAGCCGTAGTAGATATGAATGGTGATAACCTTGACGACATTGTTTCTATTAACGATAACAATATTAACATTCAAGAACAACAAACTGATGGTAGTTTCTTACAAAAAAACATTACCACAACAAGTGCAGACTTTACTCCATCATGGAGTTTGGTAGCTGCAGACTTCGATAAAAACGGCTATACAGATTTATTATATGGTGGAGGATCTGGTGTTACTTTTATGAAAGCAAATGCAAATGGAACAGCTTATAGTGAAATTTCAGGTTCAGAATACGTGTTTTCTCAACGTTCTAATTTTATAGACATTAATAACGATGGCCATTTAGATGCTTTTGTTTGTCATGATGTAGCTCCAAATGTTTATTACATTAATGATGGTAATGGGAATCTTCAGTTTTACCAAACACCAGAAGATGGAACCACTAATGGAGCGCCTCATAATTTAGGAGGTTATGCTTCTGGAGGAAATTATGGCTCAATCTGGGTAGATTATGATAACGATGGTGACCAAGATATGTTTATTGCAAAGTGTGGTGGTATTACCGCTAGACGTACTAACCAAATGCATACCAACGATGGTAATGGAAATTACACAGAAAATGCTGCCGCTATTGGGCTTGCAGATCCAATGCAAACTTGGTCTTCTGCTTGGGGAGATTTTGATAACGATGGAGATATGGATGTATTCGTAGGAAGTAGCGATCCTAACGACCCACATAAATTAATGCGAAACGATATGAATACAATTGGAACATTTACAAACGTTTCTGTTGGTTCTGGTTCGGTAAACGCAACTACTTTTAATCATGAAAATGTAGCTTACGATTTTGATAATGATGGCTTTTTAGATATTGCTTCAAATGGAGATATATTATTTGGAAATGGAGATTTAACCTTTGCTGTTTTCGATGATTTAGTTCCTGATGATGGCTCTTTTGGAGACTTAAATAACGATGGTTTTATTGATGCCTTTGGAGGCGACATTGTAATGAACAATACTAATTCTAATAACTGGATTGTAATAAACACAAACGGAACCTCAAGTAATATTGATGGTATTGGAGCTCGAGTAGAATTAACAACTGCTTTAGGCACACAAATAAGAGATGTTAGAAGTGGAGATGGTTTTAGGTATATGAATACATTAAACACACATTTTGGAATTGGAACTGAAACAACAATTACAGCTGTAACTATTACTTGGTCTTCTGGTATTGTAGATCAAATTTTATACCCAATAATTAATGAAACTTTAAGTGTAACTGAAGGTGAACACCCATTGAGTGTAGATAACTTTTTGGTTGAAAACCTAATTCTTTATCCAAATCCTACTAAACAGGACTTAAATCTAAACGGAGATTACGAAGTTAACAACCATAAGTTTCAGGTTTTCGATATATCTGGAAGACAAATATTTAAAGGAACTATTAAAAACAACAAAATTGACGTTTCGCGTTTACAAAGCGGAAATTATATATTGAGAATTGCAAATAATGAAAAAGTACGTACTCAAAAATTTATAAAGCAGTAG
- a CDS encoding prolyl oligopeptidase family protein → MKKLALCLITLSIFMSCKSTKIENKINSLKYPITNKGIVSTNYFETEVKDPYRWLEDDRSDETMAWVKNQNKATYGYLDNIPFRNELKDRLTKLWNYEKIGSPFKEGDYTYFYKNTGLQNQYVIYRYKTGEDPKTASVFLDPNGFSSDGTTSLGGTSFSKDGKKLAYAISEGGSDWRKILIMNTETKEIIEDTIVDVKFSGMSWYKNEGFYYSSYDKPEGSELSAKTDQHKVYYHKLGTTQKEDRIIFGNTPEEKHRYIYGSVTEDNHYLLISPRTSTSGNKLYIKDLTIENAPLVEIIGNTDSDTYVLENIGSKLFLVTNLNAPNQKIVTVDASKPTPEHWIDFIPETKNVLSPSTAGGYFFTEYMVDAVSQIFQYDYNGKLVREVKLPSIGSAGGFGAKKEETELYYSFTNYVTPGSIYKYDIEKGVSTLYRKPDIDFNSDNYESTQVFYPSKDGTKIPMIITHKKGLELNGKNPTILYGYGGFNISLTPSFSITNAVWMEQGGIYAVANLRGGGEYGKEWHDAGTQLKKQNVFDDFIAAAEYLIAKNYTSSDYLAIKGGSNGGLLVGATMTQRPDLMKVALPAVGVLDMLRYHTFTAGAGWAYDYGTAEDNKEMFDYLKGYSPVHNVKAGTQYPATLVTTGDHDDRVVPAHSFKFAAELQAKQSGANPTLIRIETDAGHGAGTPVSKTIEQAADVFGFTLYNMGYDILPSNTENFKD, encoded by the coding sequence ATGAAAAAATTAGCACTTTGCTTAATAACACTTTCAATATTTATGTCTTGTAAATCTACTAAGATTGAAAATAAAATAAACTCTTTAAAATATCCCATAACTAATAAAGGTATAGTTTCTACTAATTATTTTGAAACTGAAGTAAAAGATCCATACAGATGGCTTGAAGACGATAGAAGTGATGAAACAATGGCTTGGGTTAAAAACCAAAACAAAGCAACTTATGGTTATCTAGACAACATCCCATTTCGTAATGAATTAAAAGATAGACTAACCAAACTATGGAACTACGAAAAAATAGGGTCTCCTTTTAAAGAAGGAGATTACACTTATTTTTATAAAAATACTGGTCTTCAAAATCAATATGTTATTTACAGATATAAAACAGGAGAAGATCCAAAAACTGCAAGTGTATTTTTAGATCCAAATGGCTTTAGTAGCGATGGCACAACCTCTTTAGGTGGTACAAGTTTTTCTAAAGATGGAAAAAAATTAGCCTATGCAATTTCTGAAGGCGGAAGTGATTGGAGAAAAATTCTAATCATGAATACAGAAACCAAGGAAATTATAGAAGATACTATTGTAGATGTAAAGTTTAGTGGTATGTCTTGGTATAAAAATGAAGGCTTCTATTATTCTAGCTACGATAAACCAGAAGGCAGTGAGTTATCTGCAAAAACAGATCAGCATAAAGTATATTATCACAAATTAGGAACAACGCAAAAAGAAGATAGAATAATATTTGGAAATACTCCAGAAGAAAAACATAGATATATTTACGGAAGCGTAACAGAAGATAATCATTATCTATTAATTTCTCCTCGTACATCTACTTCTGGAAACAAATTATATATAAAAGACTTAACAATAGAAAACGCGCCATTAGTAGAAATAATTGGCAATACAGATAGCGATACTTATGTACTAGAAAACATAGGCTCTAAATTATTTTTAGTAACCAATTTAAATGCACCAAACCAAAAAATTGTTACCGTAGATGCTTCAAAACCAACTCCTGAACATTGGATAGATTTTATTCCTGAAACTAAAAATGTATTAAGCCCATCTACAGCTGGTGGTTACTTTTTTACAGAATATATGGTAGATGCTGTTTCTCAAATTTTTCAATATGACTATAATGGTAAATTAGTTCGCGAAGTAAAATTACCAAGCATTGGAAGCGCAGGAGGTTTTGGTGCTAAAAAAGAAGAAACAGAATTGTATTACTCTTTTACTAACTATGTTACTCCAGGAAGTATTTATAAATATGATATAGAAAAAGGAGTTTCTACTTTATATAGAAAACCAGATATCGATTTTAATTCTGATAACTACGAAAGCACTCAAGTTTTTTATCCGTCAAAAGATGGTACAAAAATCCCAATGATAATTACTCATAAAAAAGGGTTAGAACTTAACGGCAAAAACCCAACAATACTTTATGGATATGGTGGTTTCAACATTAGTTTAACACCAAGTTTTAGTATTACAAACGCCGTTTGGATGGAGCAAGGTGGTATTTATGCCGTTGCTAATTTAAGAGGTGGAGGAGAATATGGGAAAGAGTGGCATGATGCAGGAACACAACTAAAAAAACAAAATGTATTTGATGATTTTATTGCAGCTGCCGAATACTTAATCGCTAAAAATTATACCTCATCAGATTATTTAGCCATAAAAGGTGGTTCGAATGGAGGCTTATTAGTTGGTGCAACCATGACACAACGACCAGATTTAATGAAAGTTGCTTTACCTGCAGTTGGAGTTTTAGATATGTTACGCTACCACACTTTTACAGCAGGAGCAGGTTGGGCTTACGATTATGGAACAGCAGAAGACAATAAAGAAATGTTCGACTATTTAAAAGGCTATTCACCTGTACATAACGTTAAAGCAGGTACGCAATATCCTGCTACTTTAGTAACCACTGGAGATCATGACGACAGAGTTGTACCTGCTCACAGTTTTAAATTTGCTGCAGAATTACAAGCAAAACAATCCGGAGCAAACCCAACACTAATTAGAATAGAAACAGACGCTGGACATGGAGCGGGAACTCCTGTAAGCAAAACAATAGAGCAAGCAGCAGATGTTTTTGGTTTCACACTGTATAATATGGGTTATGATATTTTACCAAGTAACACTGAAAATTTTAAAGACTAA